In the Syntrophus aciditrophicus SB genome, TATTCCCCCGCTGCTTCCGGTGGTGTTTCCGCCGCGGATTCCTTCACCTTTAATCAGGCGCTTAAAAGCCCCCAGTGGTATATGCTCTGGGCCATGCTGTTCCTGAATGTTTCCGCCGGACTGGGACTGATTTCTCAATTGTCTCCCATGGCGCAGGATGTGATTAAAAAAGCGACACCCGGAATTACTCCCGAAGCCCTGGCGGTTGCCGGTGGTTCCATTGTGGCCATTTCCGCCATCTTCAATGGATTGGGGCGCCTCTTCTGGGCCAGTATTTCCGACCTGATCGGAAGGAAAGGCGTCTTCATGATCATGTTTGCCACCCAGGCAGCCCTTTATGTCTATCTGCCGCAGGTTGCCAATGTGACGCTGTATACTGTGGCCGCCTGCTATCTTCTTGCGTGCTACGGCGGCGGTTTCGCCACTATGCCTGCTTTTGCCGCGGATTCCTTCGGACCGGCCAATATCGGCAGGATCTATGGGATGATGCTGACGGCCTGGGGTTGTGCCGGCGTGGCCGGGCCTCTCGTTTTCTCCAGCCCCGCGATTAAGCCGATCGCCCTGTATGTGGCTGCGGGACTTCTGATTGCCGGCTTTGTGATCGCCCTCAGCTACAAGAAGCCTTCGAAGGCATAATTGTAATTTTATTTTATTTTAAGGAATGTTTTGATGGAGCGCCGTTGATTACAACGGCGCTCTTTTTGATCCTGAAGGAATTTACCGGATCAGCCCATCACATCGGAAACGCCCCCTGTTTCTTTGGCAGGCTGACGCACAGGATATTTTATTTCCGGTGTCGATGGCGATTTCGGATGTTACTCCCCTTCACCGATGAGAGGCAGTTCCTTATCCAGCTTGAAGTAAACGAGAAATTTCCTGATCTCCTTATACTTTTCTACATCCGAAGGTTTTCTTCTTCTCATCAGGGACTGAATCTTTTCCAAATCCGTTTCCTCTTTCGTTCTGCTCAGGTAAAGGCGCTTTCCCTTCCATCGTTTATCTTCTTCCATAAAAAGATAAACGGCATTGGGGTTGGATTGGAGATTTGCATGGGTCAAGCGATCCGTCATGATAAAGGCAAGTTGCCCGTCCTCCATGACATGGGGCCTGCTGTATACGGCTGCATCGATTTTCCCGGCTGAGTCCGCTGTAGCCAGGATGCCGGCTCCCTTTGTTTCATCGAAATAAGTTTTTAAGTCCATAGCGTTCCATCCTTTCTTTCCTTATGAATCATTTGAATGGTTATGGATTTTGAAAGAATTCTTTCGCATGCATTCCTTTCCTAAATTTCATGAACGTTCATCCTGTTTCGTCACCATACTGCCGGATCAGACGCCACAAGCTGAAAGCGCTTCTCGATTTCAAAAAAATTCTTAACTCACTTTAAGCTGTTTCATCAAAAAGTAAAACCGTAAAATCTCTTATTTTGAATGGAGTGTTTACTTATGCATTTTCGCGGTATCCTTACCCGCCGTCATGGTATGATCAATAAGAGAACCGGTTAATCCGTTCGGATACTTTGGAGAAGACGGAGAAATAACAGGATATCCAAACCCTGCGAAGCGATTTTCGAAATGGAAGCAAGCCCTGGCCAGAACAAAGAAGCTCTGGGGCCGAACTGAAGAGATAAAATTCTTGACAGTCGCAGGCGGATGCCGTAGCAGAAAAAAAGAACAGGGAAGGGGAATGAAAATGGCCGAGATTAAAAGCACGCTGGATTTAATCATGGAAAAGACCCGGAATTTGACCATGACGGATGAAGAAAAAAAGGCCCTTCATTCACAGGAGCTCAGAGGCAGGGTCAAAGGATGGGTGCAGAAGTGCGTCGATGGGGCTATGGATATTTCGCGACTTCAGGCCGATATTGAGAGGGAAAAGGCAAAAGAGCCGGAGTTGATGTCCGATCTTATCCAGGAACTCCTTGGAAGAATCGACCCGGATGGAGAAAACGAAATCCATTTTCAGATTCTTGAAAAGGTTCTGCATCGCGATACTGCTTCGCTTCGGGACATGATAAACCGGTTCCAGGCTGAGCTTAAGGAAAAGTCCACGGAAAAGACAGCAGAGGCGAAACGCAATCTGAAACAACGGCAGATTTCCGGTTCCGCGGTGACCCCGAATCTGGAGCGTGATCCGCAGTGGAACGAGGAGCGCGGGCAGTTGAAAAACTTCTATCTCAAGCAGATACATTCCGCGTCATTTCTTAAAGATAGTTAAACCAGCAGGATTCAATCATCCGGAAATTGGCCTGGACCGCCTCCCTGCCTGCGATTACGTTGCCATGACCCGGCAGAAGATATTCCACGTCCAGTTGAGCGATTCTTCTCAGACTTTCCTTCAGCAGTTTACCGTTGCCGCCGGGAAGATCGGAACGGCCGATGCCTTGATCAAAAGCCACATCACCGGAAAAGAGCACCTTTCGTTCCGGCCAGTACAGGCAGAGCGAACCTGGAGAATGCCCCGGCGTTGAAATGACCTGAAATCTCACAGTGCCGATATCCAATTCTCCCTCCTGCAGCAGGATGTCCGGCTCAGGGATCGGGAAAGAAGGACTGGCCAGTCTGCTGAAATACCGGTATTCTTCCTGCCCCATCATGAACAAGGTTTGCCGACTGAAATCCACCGCGGCATCCAGATGATCGGAATGACCATGGGTTGCAATGACTGCGTCGATCTGTTCCGGTGAAAGATTCAGAGTCGCAAGTCCCCGTTCCACATGATTAAACAGGTGGCGATATCCCGGATCAACGAGGATTGTCTTTTCTTCATGAATCAGAAACGTGTTGCAGTTATTTTCTCTGTTGCTTTGCCAGAGAAAGGCGTACAAACCATCCTGAATCTTTATCATCATAAGCGCTGATGCTTATCCTTTCAGAACTCAATCCCCAGTTTCAGTTCGGGTTCAAAAATTTCACCGATAGATTGAAATCTTTCCCGTGAAGACAGATCGGAAAAGTCCGAAGTTAATGAGCGCATTACCTCAAAGCGGCTTTTCTCACTCATCATGGGGCCACTGATATCGTGTTCCATTATCCGATTGCGCAGAGTGGACAGGTAAAGAGCAAAAATACCCAAGTCATAAGTGGCCCAGTAATCCTCTTTTTCCTGCTTATCATGTTTTCCTTCCGGCAGGACTCGTGGCTCA is a window encoding:
- a CDS encoding L-lactate MFS transporter, giving the protein MSNENLESKRWIIAGAAIVMQLCLGTVYAWSVFKKPLMTVHGWSEPSTQATMMILMAVIGISAAFGGMLVDKKGPKFVASIGGILFGVGTLIAGFADQVGSLPLLWLGFGVIAGLGNGFGYVTPIATLIRWFPDKRGLVTGLAVMGFGAGAFFMGKIAPGMILSMGMAKTFYIWGVIFLIAVTGAAQFYKNPPAGWLPKGYSPAASGGVSAADSFTFNQALKSPQWYMLWAMLFLNVSAGLGLISQLSPMAQDVIKKATPGITPEALAVAGGSIVAISAIFNGLGRLFWASISDLIGRKGVFMIMFATQAALYVYLPQVANVTLYTVAACYLLACYGGGFATMPAFAADSFGPANIGRIYGMMLTAWGCAGVAGPLVFSSPAIKPIALYVAAGLLIAGFVIALSYKKPSKA
- a CDS encoding pyridoxamine 5'-phosphate oxidase family protein, with the protein product MDLKTYFDETKGAGILATADSAGKIDAAVYSRPHVMEDGQLAFIMTDRLTHANLQSNPNAVYLFMEEDKRWKGKRLYLSRTKEETDLEKIQSLMRRRKPSDVEKYKEIRKFLVYFKLDKELPLIGEGE
- a CDS encoding MBL fold metallo-hydrolase, coding for MMIKIQDGLYAFLWQSNRENNCNTFLIHEEKTILVDPGYRHLFNHVERGLATLNLSPEQIDAVIATHGHSDHLDAAVDFSRQTLFMMGQEEYRYFSRLASPSFPIPEPDILLQEGELDIGTVRFQVISTPGHSPGSLCLYWPERKVLFSGDVAFDQGIGRSDLPGGNGKLLKESLRRIAQLDVEYLLPGHGNVIAGREAVQANFRMIESCWFNYL